The sequence CGCCAGGCTTTGCCGGACTTCAAACCACTGCTGTCCTCAGCAACATTATTTGAAATGGCATCGCGAGATGACGTCGAATCGCGTCTAATCAGCCATTTTAAGCAAGAGTGGAAAGTTGAAAATGGGCCGTTTAGCACCTTGCCGGAGGCCGATAAAAAGGATTGGACTCTGCTTGTTCAAGGCGTCAATTTGCACGACGATACAGTCGATGCCTTACTCCGACAGTTTCGCTTCATTCCCGATACACGCCTTGATGATCTGATGATCAGCTATGCAACTGATACGGGCGGTGTCGGGCCACATTTTGATTCTTACGATGTCTTTTTACTGCAAGCGCATGGACAACGTCGCTGGAAAATCGGCGCAGCACAAGATTTGACACTGGTCGAAGGAAGTCCACTAAAAATTCTTAAAAACTTCGCACCAGAACAAGAATTTGTACTTGAACCTGGCGACATGCTCTATTTGCCACCGCAATATGCCCACGAAGGCAATGCAATCGGCGAATGCATGACTTATTCAATAGGATTTCGTGCACCAGCGTTTCAAGAGCTTGGGGAAGCCTTTTTGCAGTTCATGGCTGAATCTATCGACCTACCCGGCCGATACGCCGACGCCGACCTGGCTCCCACCAAACATCCAGCAGAAATTAGCCGCAACATGCTATCGCAGGTTTCGGAGGCACTTAATAAAGTGCGCTTTACCGACGATGACATCGCGATTTTTATGGGCGAGTATTTGTCGGATCCAAAAGCGACCGTATTTTTTGAATCTCCAAAACGCCCTTTGACACTATCGCGGTTCACGGCATCGATCGCCAAACGGGGCGTAAGCCTGTCGCGCAAGACACAAATGCTTTATCGTGGCAAACATGTGTTTATTAATGGCGAGTCGTTCGCTGCCGGTCGCGAAGATAAAGGCTCTTTATGTGCGTTGGCT is a genomic window of Glaciimonas sp. CA11.2 containing:
- a CDS encoding cupin domain-containing protein, coding for MKNFTLLGGLSPAQFLRDYWHKKPLLIRQALPDFKPLLSSATLFEMASRDDVESRLISHFKQEWKVENGPFSTLPEADKKDWTLLVQGVNLHDDTVDALLRQFRFIPDTRLDDLMISYATDTGGVGPHFDSYDVFLLQAHGQRRWKIGAAQDLTLVEGSPLKILKNFAPEQEFVLEPGDMLYLPPQYAHEGNAIGECMTYSIGFRAPAFQELGEAFLQFMAESIDLPGRYADADLAPTKHPAEISRNMLSQVSEALNKVRFTDDDIAIFMGEYLSDPKATVFFESPKRPLTLSRFTASIAKRGVSLSRKTQMLYRGKHVFINGESFAAGREDKGSLCALADQRKLDGDAASMVSTDVLEALYTWYEDGWITLG